The following nucleotide sequence is from Syntrophales bacterium.
ATCTCATCGGGACCCATGGAAGGCACAAACAACAAAATCAAAACCATGAAACGAATGGCTTACGGCTTTAGAGATATGGAATTCTTCAAACTGAAAATTATGGCCCTTCACGAAACGAAGTACGCTTTAGTCGGATGAACCCTGTTTCTTTTATGACAGGGGCAACTTGCTTTATTTGATATCTCTTTCCGTGCCAGGATTGTCCAAAGGAAAAGTTGTATCGGCACAGGATTCTATCACTTTTGGCAGTCTCGCGGGAACCATTGATGACGGCCTGCTTTACCTCATCTTCGCTTGCGCCGCGTTCCACACATTGCTCTCGGGCATGGTGTGTGAGTCTGATCGGTTTCATGACTTCACTCCTCCTGGAGGTAATCGGAGAGCTCCCGCCCCTTAGACATATTCGACCTCGGACAGAATACGTTTACCAATGGCCGGCTTCAGCGCGGATTCCATGACCAGATCAACCTTGACATGGAGCTGGCCTTCAAGATATTCGCGCAGGTCCAAAAAGTCGAAGAGATCGATATCACGGTTGAAGGCAACGAGTGTATCGATATCACTATGCTTTTTCTGCTTCTCCCTGACATAGGAGCCGAACAAGCCGAGCCGCTGGACTCCGTAATGGGCTTCCATCTCGGGCTTGCTGTTTCTGATGATTTTGATTATTTCTTGCTTTCCCATAATTGCTTACCTGTAACATTATGCGTTTATAAAGTGTGGATTACACGAAGTT
It contains:
- a CDS encoding transposase → ISSGPMEGTNNKIKTMKRMAYGFRDMEFFKLKIMALHETKYALVG
- a CDS encoding nucleotidyltransferase family protein — its product is MGKQEIIKIIRNSKPEMEAHYGVQRLGLFGSYVREKQKKHSDIDTLVAFNRDIDLFDFLDLREYLEGQLHVKVDLVMESALKPAIGKRILSEVEYV